The DNA sequence GTGGACATTATGCTTCATTTTTTAGTGGTGAAGTAATTCCAGACAATgcttttttttagcttttggTACCAAGATTGAGTTACTTAACTCTTGTGACTGACAAAGTGCAGCGACATTTCCAAAGAGCTATCCACAATGAAAGTGTGGATGAAATGTGGTTTGAATACGATGGTCAGCCATTGAAGTGGTAGGTGAAAGATAAGTATCATCAAGAAGAGGTCTGTTTGTGGTTATTGGATAGGTTATTTGAGAAATACAGAAACTAATATCATCcactctgacaaagggctaacgcttgaaacgtcagctttcttaGTCTTTGAGGATGGTAATTTAATGTCTGTCAACTTGTGTGATCAAACCCAATTTGTAATATCATTGCTAGTTTGTGTGGCTGAAAAGTAGTGATCCTCCCTGATATTACTCTAGAAGTTGAAGCATGATGTATGTTGTTGTCCTAAAGTTAATTCTACTCCTGTGGTTTCAAGGTTTGCCTAGGAGAGCAACATTCACTCATTTCAttaatatttcaatatttatacaGAATGTCCAATTTAGCTAAGCTAGTTTAAATGGAGTCCTGATATAACTAGGAGTCGATTTTTGCTTATATTCCTCtaaaacaatgattattattttggcaTGATATATTGTAATTACCCCAAGAATTGTCAGACATTGACAGAGTTAGATATTTCCCCTTGGAGACTGACAGCCATCCAATCTTCACTTTGTGACACAATCATtggtaatttttgttgttacttCAGGCATTATCCAATTGGCGTATTGTTTGACCTGTATGGCTCTTCAGCCTCTCTTCCATGGAACCTAACAGTACATTTTCAGGTAATGAAGGTTGTATCACTCCCaccttgtaataataataatactattgTTTTAAGGATGTGGAGTGCTATCTGCTGGAAAGGTCTCTTTCCTCATGTGGGTGTAGTTTTGAGATTGGTGATATGCACGGCATCTTTGCTTGATCATTGTTTGCGCTATCTTAATTTATTGCTATACTCATCCACAAGGTACAAATGTTTTATGGAAGTATGATATTTTCCAGTTATGGATGACACTATCAACCCCTGGAGTTCAAACATCTTGGACCAGATTATTTTACTCTTGTATAATTGTTGATGACAATATTACATCTatcatttaaatttatatttgaACAGAAATTTCCAGAAGGCAAAATTATAAGATGTCCTGGGAAGGAGGCAATTGAATCTTTGTTTATGTCTGCAGTTAAAGAGGTAACTAAAGCATGCAAAGTCATTgcaatgaaaattaatgttttgaaTGTCAGTGCATCAgtatagaggttttgcacggcagccatgttagatggcaggaacaatagattctttttcccatgggaacaaatgttctttctaatgcaaataattttcattgtactGCCATCCAATacggctgccgtgcaaaacctctattaaaattttttgaagtAGTTATAATATTGTAAACTAATTCAATTTTGGGCTCACTTTTATCATCATAATTCTCTTTTTACTTGAAAACACAGGCCGATAATTTGAAACACAGATCTCAAGTAATAAATTCAATGCAAATGAAAGACCATAAACAACTTTGGCTGGGCCTTTGTAATGGTGAGTAGCAAGTGACAAACTTGACTGACTGGCACCAGAATTCCGGCCTTAGAATTCTGTAAATGATATCACTTCATTTATCACAAGTGACAGGGCTTGTAAAGTTGTCTATTTAAGCAGTACAATGCATATATATGGGCTTaattcaaattcatttttattacCAAATTGATTACCAGATTTGTTTTACCCACAGATAAGTTTGAGCAATTCTGGGCTGTAAACCGACGCCTGATGGAGAGAACAGGAGATGACCCTTTCTTTAAGTTTATTCCATTTAGAATATTCCAGGTGAGTTATTTGAAGAAATAAGACTCCATCtattgtttgtctttgaatgaaaagtgAACTTCTTTGTTACAGACAATAAATTATGGGGTAGGTGAGGGATACTTTACAGACATACCGGCTCACAAACTTTCAGTCTGACTTGAAAATCAATTGACTTTGCTAGGGTGATCctggtgctgtggctgtctttccTGACCTAGTGGGCCATGTGTTAGAAAACTCCATTGGATTAACATGTCTGTACCCTCTTTAAACAGcaataaaacttgaaacttgaaacttaATGTACCCCACCTGACAGAATTTATTTGTAATTGCTTCATTTGAggtttcaataatattattgtacagAAGCCAAGCACTGTTGTCTTGTTATAATATCTCAACATAAGTTCTTTATATGGAGCTTTTACATTGTGCAGTAGCAGAGTgctttttccttgttgttcAACATATCAGTTcctttcaaattattattgtcctcttttttgcttcaaaactCTCTGGTTTTAACTTTTTAGCTGTTGTTAATATTGctataaatttaaataatcATGGCATTGTCTCACTTTGAACCACAtcatgtataataataataattattatcaagcTGTTAGTAAGTGTCAGTTGCAACTATGATGACTTTTTGTGGTAAAGGGGGGTTTGAATTAAAGCATTTTCTCTTTGGTGCTTGTTTTATGTTATGAtatgtttcatattttctttgataaaaTTTCAGTCAGATTATCCCAATCAGTTTATTCAAGAGCTATACAAACCTCTGAGAGGAAATGGTGAGTTTTCTTATTCTGGCATCATGTTTGATAagttattattacatattttgAGTTTCTTTTaagtgaaaatttgacatTAGAAACTTTTGCAAGACTAAGATTTTGCAACATTGGTACAtactcttactaaccgagttaGAGGgctgtactgtaagttacgaaCCAGGGTTTGTCACTTCAATTTATGgatcaaaatggaaaaaacagGTGGCACAACTTATAGTACAGACTGGGAAAACaaggttagtaagatgtttttTTATATCTATGGGAAATTGAATGTAGCTGGAAAGCATACTACAAAGTCAACTGGTCTGTCCTTTAGAATACAGACCTCTAACTCAACCAAATTATCACAGTGCCTGCAGTACCTGAGAgatgtaataaataattttagttttctttaattgaatGTTATTCCTTCACTTTGGTGCAATATTTGCTAATATGTTATCAATATAGACAGTTAAATGTGAATACTGtctcctgtttttttttatacacCTGTTGGGATTtgtgtacattttttttacagtcaGCATCAGTGAGCCCTTCCAAATAGGAGAATAGTTTTGTAACTTGTTCTCCCattcttgttttcaattgacaGGTGAGCAAGGCACTTTAAGTGACCTGTTGCGTGAGTTCGTTCCTGAAGTGTTTTCTAGTAGTGGTGGAGTGGTTGATACTGAGTGGCGGGTAGTTATTCAAGGTGTTGAGCCTCCTCTGGAAACTCCAGTTCATTGGCTTAGCGAACACATGAGCCACCCAGACAATTTCTTGTACATTGTTATTGTGCATGCAGGGTAATAACTTTATCCAAAGCCATAGTCAATTTCTGTGGAGTTTTGAGATGTTTGACAAGGGAATTTGGAGAGGGTTTATAACTTGcttcaggaaaagaaaagggtCTTGTGGATTTTCAAGCAAAGGAATGGAAAATGCATCTCAAGTTCTCATATTTTATTAGAAACCTTTTCACTGACTAGCACGAAAACATAGAGTTTATTTTGCCAAACAGCACTTTGtaatgaaaaacacaaaaaaaacagccaCTTAAGTTCATAAAGAGCAACATCTAGGGCATAACACATAATCTTGATGCCTTGGTGCCCAGTGGAAGGTATTGATCACATGAGTTCCTTGTCTTGGCCTGAATACAAAAGCCACCAGCAGCTACCAGAATAATAAGGTAGAAATTAAATCAATCAGagcaagaaaattatggttcccaagaaaaaaagttttactTTGTATATTTTCAAGACTCAAAAGAGAACTTGAAGAAAATTCCAGTTGCCAAAATTAGACAATTTACTATTAAATTTGTGCTTGAACACaatgtaatgaaaaaaaaaaaaaaaagaaaaaacaaacacaatttACACATAATTTAACATTTGAACAAGACTTCCATcagcataaatatatttagctGAATTTGTTAGTTTCTATATTCCTCTGTTTGGGTGGTTGACTTTTCCAGGTTTGGGTGCACTTTTGCTGCCGGCTGAGCTGATTGTGAATCACAGCCATGTCCCAATTTACTtctacaataataatgttctctttttaaaaaactccCCAGGCCTCCTCAAATGCAGTACAGATTTTTGCACATGTTAGTGCCCCTGATAGAGGGTACTGACTGATAGCTACACTTTCTTCAATATATGGAACATCAACCTGATGAGAAAAAAGTATACACTTGAAATTATCAGATTATTACACCATTACCATCATTTAGTAACATTTCCTCATTCAAAAACACTTAATGCTGTCCATATGTGCtttcatgaaaataattattgctgtatTCTCCCTTTTAATCAGCACTTCCAGGGATCATTGCTTACTATGTCTGCTCAGTGCATTTTAAGGAATAGAAATGTACCTCATTTTAGTTCACTTCATATAGATAGCATTGCCCTTACTTCTTTATGAATACAGTGATCGGAGTTTGGTATAATGAGTGTACCagtatgttatttttttttcttttaccagttGAATTATATTACtggtataataattattgggattttcaacaattccaggcTATTTTAAGCATTAATAAGTGATGTTAGACACAGTCTATCTTACCGGtacagtgttctccctaagttttagcccagcaggtaagggacaattcctgaccggtattttttttaaacaactgatATAGTTtgagtaaaccttcaagaggttgcaggcggtaagaacagACTGttactgttgcttgaggcggtaaattttaccggttaccgcttgataaggagaacactgcgGTATCTGCCTGAAAAGGAGACCACTGATATTGTGTGGAAATTGGACTTCAAACAATAAGACTGTGCAAATTTCAGTATGGTAACCAGAGTATGCATGTTTAATCCCATTCCCTGTTgttcatgttttatttttaagttggaaaaataataatgtactTTTGTGCCACAAGTACGGTTTGAAGGGTGGATATCATGATCTGCTGAATGGTCATTTTGTTCCATGGATTGTTCCATGGTTATGCATgacagaaaaaacaacaaatcagACTTACTGATCCATGAGCCATAGCCCCTACAACAACGACTATTGGGTCATCATTTGGTATGATTTCTTTCCACTTCACAAGTTTATCAGAGTGGAAAGAGGTACCTAGAAACCAAGGAAACATTTGAGACAAGGTCATGTAACAAAATGTAGTACTATTTAATTGCATTGATGTATTGCATGTTCATCTACATGCAGGTTACATGAAGGACATGTAGCTTTTTCCCAAAACTCACCAATTTTTCGACAGCCAGTTGGCAAATGGTCTGTAACTGGATTTTTGATAATCtgacaagaaattaaaaaatactaATTCAAAATAGTTCACAGTATTTTACTGAAATTATTCCTTTTAAGCAACTTAGACATAATAGtcattgagaaaaaaacattcagaAATCCATGATTAACTGTTggacagtaataataatattcagtGACAGAAATCCATATCCATTTGGGATAACAGGAACTAATTGTTAATGATTGATTTTTGATAATCTAGTGCAGcgacaacaagaaaaacagcTTTTATCAACCTTTAATAACTTCTCAGGTCCATTTGCAGCATGAATGCTCAACTTGTGCAACAACTGAACTGTAAACAAggatagaaaaagaaaacaataccATCCTATTATTACACTAGGAAAGAAAAGGGAAGAAGTTCAAAACCCAGCCAGACCACTGTGAACAGATTTTCGTATTTAAATACAGCTATTACACTGTAATATAACCTCTCGTCATTATAATCTTGCCTACCTTTTTTACACTTTTTAAGCTATAGATCTAGAAGTGGAAAACCGGTGCTTGACCAGCTGTCTTTCTACGACAGTTCACAAGAATGTGTATCTTTCTTCTCCAAAACCTCTCAACAAGGACGGATACCTTTTCTGGCatatttaatataaaaaaaaaacaaacaaacagaaaaaagcaacttATCACACAAGCTCACCACttatttaaaacaaagagcTCCAGACGAGAATTAATCATGCACTTAGTTTACTGTCAGTATTGAGTTGTAGAGAAATATGATGCACACATGGGGACCAGGTGACTATACATCTTCTTAAGGTTCcttactaatattattattttctgtcAATGCTTTTGATctgaagaaaattattaatactaattattacatttttgaTCACTGACTCCAATTTGACTTACCCATTAGACCACAAAAACGATCAAATGTTCTTGGAATCCTGGTATGAGGGTTGATCTCTATGAGAACGTTTCTCTCTGTGTGAACATAGACTTGCAAAAGTCCTGCTTTATTCAGAGGACTGTCCAACAACATTAACAGGCACTGGAAACAATATGGGAAAACAAGTGAGgtatgatcattgcagttatgaacgcaatttaagcaattgcgtacagaagcctgaaaaagtcaggacttcaacggggtttgaacccgtgaccacGCGATACCGGTGtaacgctctaaccaactgagctataaTATGGGAAAAGTGAGATAATATTGGAAAAGTGAGATAAtctatagaccactttcataaatggcggcgcattttgttattcatttgaatttatgttaattagaccttcttgcctcactttggtttaaatattcttttgaattttgcccatggcagtgaggctaataaggcttatttgcattaaaaacagaagaatattaaatttgattgccattatgaaagaggtctatagtGAAGAGACAAGATTATGGTGACAAAACCATGACGCTCAAGGCAAGGATAAATATTTATGCACCAGGGTTATTTCCTAATTCTTGGATACCTTCAGGTTATACGGTCTTCGCTAAGCTCACCTGATGAGCAATATCTGGCCTGGAAAGAGCTGGGTCTCTCTTAAACTTTTTCATCATAGTTTTGTGTCGATCACAATTCAACAATTCAAAATTCTTTCCATtctacaaaaaaggaaaaaaatatttgcatcagttgatgaagg is a window from the Acropora palmata chromosome 1, jaAcrPala1.3, whole genome shotgun sequence genome containing:
- the LOC141878738 gene encoding ribosomal RNA small subunit methyltransferase NEP1-like, coding for MADEESEFERPRKIPRTLQEKDSGKRLILILEKASLETVKNGKNFELLNCDRHKTMMKKFKRDPALSRPDIAHQCLLMLLDSPLNKAGLLQVYVHTERNVLIEINPHTRIPRTFDRFCGLMVQLLHKLSIHAANGPEKLLKIIKNPVTDHLPTGCRKIGTSFHSDKLVKWKEIIPNDDPIVVVVGAMAHGSVDVPYIEESVAISQYPLSGALTCAKICTAFEEAWGVF
- the LOC141878687 gene encoding autophagy protein 5-like — encoded protein: MADDREVLRVVWDGRLPVCFNLSSDEVVTVEQPDPYYLLVPRLSYLTLVTDKVQRHFQRAIHNESVDEMWFEYDGQPLKWHYPIGVLFDLYGSSASLPWNLTVHFQKFPEGKIIRCPGKEAIESLFMSAVKEADNLKHRSQVINSMQMKDHKQLWLGLCNDKFEQFWAVNRRLMERTGDDPFFKFIPFRIFQSDYPNQFIQELYKPLRGNGEQGTLSDLLREFVPEVFSSSGGVVDTEWRVVIQGVEPPLETPVHWLSEHMSHPDNFLYIVIVHAG